One Streptomyces mobaraensis NBRC 13819 = DSM 40847 DNA segment encodes these proteins:
- a CDS encoding hydroxyacid dehydrogenase — MTVATELRVWVAMGKRHGAAILPPQLLERLAAWATPVESLADADVVVTGWGTTLVLDEETLAAAPRLRALVHTGGSVRTIVTSAVWERGLTVSSAADVNAGPVAEFAYAQIALAAKRALGTAAGYRAGWWPAFGAREGADGRTVGVVGASRIGRRVLSRLHGSEAGYRILLYDPYVSAVDAKRLGAELTDIHTLCATSSIVTLHAPELPETRRLLNAERLALMPDGATVVNTARGTLVDTDALVRECASGRLDAFLDVTDPEPLPAGHALLTLPNVFLTPHIAGCQGDEVRRLGAFAVDEVGRLARGEPLLGAIRREEWARMA; from the coding sequence GTGACGGTGGCGACGGAACTACGCGTATGGGTGGCGATGGGCAAGCGGCACGGCGCCGCCATACTGCCTCCGCAGCTGCTGGAGCGGCTCGCGGCCTGGGCGACGCCCGTCGAGTCCCTGGCGGACGCGGACGTCGTCGTCACCGGCTGGGGCACGACCCTGGTCCTGGACGAGGAGACGCTTGCGGCGGCGCCCCGCCTGCGGGCACTGGTGCACACGGGGGGCTCGGTGCGGACGATCGTCACCTCCGCGGTGTGGGAGCGGGGACTCACCGTCTCCTCGGCCGCCGACGTCAACGCCGGCCCTGTCGCCGAGTTCGCGTACGCCCAGATCGCTTTGGCGGCGAAGCGGGCCCTCGGCACCGCGGCGGGCTACCGCGCGGGGTGGTGGCCGGCGTTCGGGGCGCGGGAGGGGGCGGACGGCCGGACGGTGGGGGTCGTGGGGGCGTCACGGATCGGCCGGCGCGTGCTGTCCCGGCTGCACGGTTCGGAGGCGGGATACCGGATCCTGTTGTACGACCCATACGTCTCCGCCGTGGACGCCAAGCGGCTGGGCGCCGAGCTCACCGATATCCACACCCTGTGTGCGACCAGCTCGATCGTCACGCTGCACGCCCCTGAACTCCCCGAAACGCGGCGTCTGCTGAACGCCGAGCGCCTCGCCCTGATGCCGGACGGCGCCACTGTGGTGAATACGGCGCGGGGCACGCTCGTCGATACGGACGCGCTGGTACGGGAATGCGCGTCGGGCCGCCTGGACGCCTTCCTCGATGTCACGGACCCCGAACCCCTGCCCGCCGGCCATGCGTTGCTCACCCTCCCGAACGTCTTCCTCACGCCGCATATCGCCGGCTGTCAGGGGGACGAAGTCCGGCGGCTGGGCGCGTTCGCGGTGGACGAGGTGGGGCGGCTGGCGCGGGGCGAGCCGTTGCTGGGGGCGATACGGCGAGAGGAATGGGCGCGGATGGCGTGA
- a CDS encoding type VI secretion protein: MAQGSRPPGERGTGGVPDGLLVGAFAFLLGITVLLWSATGLAGFFTHGRWPEAVTLTRTPLALRHLMSDPRDLSAAWPDTPPDELSGYGLFWGIVISEALVAVVLLVFALGTLTRWRRVRRDRRAQQDAAVRAGGGAPGHAEAAATPVTAEAPPTAEPRPAGPRRTPTATTSQQAPAPAAPTAPQPPTPTETAPAAPASPESAPTPLPAPPTSSDALTNNHPPHVPSPRPPATPPRLVYGTDRRSTAARAILEAAGPVLVTTSDPELWADTKDSRAKLGPVHVFDPGHLLDTPDRLRWNPSAGCESRATAAARANALLAPVRPLSALDSLTAETAETLLGCWLHAAAVDGRPFRQVHRWAQGTSAHEPVRILRTSPKAAAGSAGELESALTGHPERRDMAQELTARALNALSSVHIRDACNPNRSDVLALESFAAEMGTLYVVGEAIEDPRTRPGAMPLLTALTAHVVERGRGVAERSPSGRLDPPLTLVLDDVAAVAPLPLLPDLLEDGAELGLPTLALMRSEEQARTRWPRRTLTG; the protein is encoded by the coding sequence GTGGCGCAGGGTTCGCGGCCCCCGGGGGAGCGGGGCACCGGCGGGGTGCCGGACGGCCTGCTGGTCGGCGCCTTCGCCTTCCTGCTGGGGATAACGGTGCTGCTGTGGTCGGCGACCGGCCTGGCGGGCTTCTTCACGCACGGCCGCTGGCCCGAGGCCGTCACCCTCACCCGCACGCCCCTGGCGCTACGGCACCTGATGTCCGACCCGCGCGACCTGTCCGCCGCCTGGCCGGACACCCCGCCGGACGAGCTGTCGGGGTACGGGCTGTTCTGGGGCATCGTGATCAGCGAAGCGCTGGTGGCCGTGGTGCTGCTGGTGTTCGCGCTCGGCACACTGACCCGCTGGCGCCGCGTCCGACGGGACCGGCGTGCCCAGCAGGACGCGGCGGTACGAGCAGGGGGCGGCGCCCCGGGGCACGCGGAGGCGGCGGCCACGCCGGTGACCGCAGAGGCGCCGCCCACGGCGGAGCCCCGGCCGGCGGGACCCCGGCGGACACCCACGGCAACGACATCCCAACAGGCCCCGGCGCCCGCGGCACCGACGGCACCGCAGCCGCCCACGCCCACGGAGACCGCACCGGCAGCTCCGGCCTCCCCGGAATCCGCGCCAACACCCCTCCCCGCGCCGCCCACCAGCAGCGACGCCCTCACGAACAACCACCCTCCCCACGTCCCCTCCCCGCGCCCGCCCGCCACACCCCCACGCCTCGTCTACGGCACGGACCGGCGGTCCACGGCGGCCCGGGCCATCCTGGAGGCCGCCGGACCGGTGCTGGTCACCACCAGCGATCCCGAACTGTGGGCGGACACCAAGGACTCCCGGGCGAAGCTCGGCCCGGTCCACGTCTTCGACCCGGGACACCTCCTCGACACTCCCGACCGGCTCCGCTGGAACCCGTCCGCCGGCTGCGAGTCCCGCGCCACGGCCGCCGCCCGCGCGAACGCGCTCCTCGCGCCCGTCCGCCCGTTGAGCGCCCTGGACTCACTGACTGCCGAGACGGCGGAGACACTGCTGGGCTGCTGGCTGCACGCGGCGGCCGTGGACGGCCGCCCGTTCCGGCAGGTGCACCGCTGGGCCCAGGGCACCTCGGCCCACGAACCCGTACGGATCCTCCGCACCAGCCCCAAGGCGGCGGCCGGTTCGGCGGGCGAACTGGAGTCCGCGCTGACCGGACACCCGGAACGAAGAGACATGGCACAGGAGTTGACAGCCCGCGCCCTCAATGCGCTGTCTTCGGTCCACATTCGCGACGCGTGCAATCCAAATCGGTCGGATGTGCTCGCGCTGGAATCATTCGCCGCGGAGATGGGAACGCTCTACGTGGTGGGTGAGGCGATTGAGGATCCCCGCACCCGCCCGGGTGCGATGCCCTTGCTGACCGCACTCACCGCGCACGTGGTCGAGCGCGGCCGGGGCGTGGCCGAACGGTCACCTTCCGGTCGGCTCGACCCACCACTCACCCTGGTCCTGGACGACGTGGCGGCCGTCGCCCCGCTGCCCCTCCTCCCGGACCTCCTGGAGGACGGCGCCGAACTCGGCCTGCCCACCCTGGCCCTGATGCGCTCCGAGGAACAGGCCCGCACCCGCTGGCCCCGCCGCACCCTGACCGGCTGA
- a CDS encoding ATP-binding protein — MLDPLSAITNAFTSFLFGKVETTRLPVRTSTGQAQAVYLPTAAPGLGDSGVIIGREVYSGKGYIYDPFQLYGQQLPAPHWLVLGESGNGKSALEKTYVLRQLRFRDRQVVVLDAQGEDGVGEWNLIAQQLGITPIRLDPMAALDGGIRLNPLDPSITTTGQLALLRTIIEVAMGRGLDERSGFALKVAHAYVNESVTDRQPVLTDIVEQLRHPEAESAESMNVDIDDVRAWGLDVALVLDRLVDGDLRGMFDGPTTAGIDLDAPLIVFDLSHIDRNSIAMPILMAIVGVWLEHTWIRPDRKKRIFLVEEAWHIINSPFVAQLFQRLLKFGRRLGLSFVAVVHHLSDVVDGAAAKEAAAILKMASTRTIYAQKADEARATGRVLGLPRWAVEIIPTLTPGIAVWDVNGNVQVVKHLITDAERPLVYTDRAMTEDGVIDRGPAPERAAADRAATARERYPDPDEVFGTTPRSTVA; from the coding sequence GTGCTCGATCCGCTCTCCGCCATCACCAACGCCTTCACCAGCTTCCTCTTCGGGAAGGTGGAGACGACCCGCCTGCCCGTCCGCACCTCCACCGGGCAGGCGCAGGCCGTCTACCTCCCCACCGCGGCGCCCGGCCTGGGCGACTCCGGCGTGATCATCGGGCGCGAGGTGTACTCCGGCAAGGGCTACATCTACGACCCGTTCCAGCTGTACGGCCAGCAACTGCCCGCGCCGCACTGGCTGGTGCTCGGCGAGTCCGGCAACGGCAAGTCGGCGCTGGAGAAGACGTACGTCCTGCGGCAGCTCCGGTTCCGCGACCGGCAGGTCGTCGTCCTCGACGCCCAGGGCGAGGACGGCGTCGGCGAGTGGAACCTCATCGCACAGCAGCTCGGCATAACCCCGATCCGGCTCGACCCCATGGCCGCCCTCGACGGCGGCATCCGGCTCAACCCGCTCGACCCGTCCATCACCACCACCGGCCAGCTCGCCCTGCTGCGCACGATCATCGAGGTCGCCATGGGCCGCGGCCTCGACGAACGCTCCGGCTTCGCGCTCAAGGTCGCCCACGCCTATGTCAACGAATCGGTGACCGACCGGCAACCGGTGCTGACGGACATCGTCGAACAACTCCGCCATCCGGAGGCCGAGTCGGCGGAGTCCATGAACGTCGACATAGACGACGTACGGGCCTGGGGCCTGGATGTCGCGCTCGTCCTCGACCGCCTGGTCGACGGCGACCTCCGCGGCATGTTCGACGGGCCGACGACCGCCGGCATCGATCTCGACGCCCCGCTGATCGTCTTCGACCTCTCCCACATCGACCGCAACTCCATCGCCATGCCCATCCTCATGGCGATCGTGGGCGTCTGGCTCGAACACACCTGGATCCGCCCGGACCGCAAGAAGCGCATCTTCCTCGTCGAGGAAGCCTGGCACATCATCAACTCCCCTTTCGTCGCCCAACTCTTCCAGCGGCTCCTGAAGTTCGGCCGCCGACTCGGCCTGTCGTTCGTCGCCGTGGTGCACCACCTCTCCGACGTCGTCGACGGCGCGGCCGCCAAGGAGGCGGCGGCCATCCTCAAGATGGCCTCCACCCGGACGATCTACGCCCAGAAGGCGGACGAGGCCCGCGCCACCGGCCGGGTCCTCGGCCTCCCCCGCTGGGCCGTCGAGATCATCCCCACCCTCACCCCCGGCATCGCCGTCTGGGACGTCAACGGCAATGTCCAGGTCGTCAAACACCTGATCACGGACGCCGAACGCCCGCTCGTCTACACCGACCGCGCCATGACCGAGGACGGCGTCATCGACCGCGGCCCGGCCCCCGAACGGGCGGCGGCGGACCGCGCGGCGACGGCGCGCGAACGGTATCCGGACCCGGACGAGGTGTTTGGCACGACGCCCCGGTCGACGGTGGCCTGA
- a CDS encoding SCO6880 family protein produces the protein MEAQSPPVAARRTYLIGRARPNAVVGKNRETGEIGLIIAGAFLGMMCGLLVPILPLRILTLTGFPALALAAVYVPYKQRTFYKWFEINRSYKRTLRRGVTYRSAAVEAGTRLDGREVEVGPPPGIGRINWLSAPFGPDEIAVLLHADRRTVTAAIEIEGPGVGLRDSEDQEALVERFGTLLKHVANGDGYVTRLQMLARTLPADPDAHAKDVERRGDDKSPEWLKESYDQLQSMVSTSSEQHRAYLVACMHYTRDLSAEAQAIARASRHGGGKRKLDRDGGLAVVMARELTDICARLAEADIRVRQPLGQSRLSSLVHSMYDPDHPIDHIQAMTQRNAWPAELDAMQPTYLQAKTRESSTREPWCHATAWIKEWPMTPVGVNFLAPLLVHTPDVIRTVAVCMDLEPTDVAIERMLTEKTNDDADASRAAKMNRVVDPRDVAHHSRVDQRGEDLASGAAGVNLVGYITVSSRSPEELARDKRTIRASAGKSYLKLEWCDREHHRAFVNTLPFATGIRR, from the coding sequence ATCGAGGCGCAGTCCCCGCCGGTCGCGGCCCGCCGTACGTATCTGATCGGCCGGGCCCGGCCCAACGCGGTCGTCGGCAAGAACCGGGAGACCGGTGAGATCGGACTGATCATCGCGGGGGCCTTCCTCGGCATGATGTGCGGCCTGCTGGTCCCCATCCTGCCGCTGCGGATCCTCACGCTCACCGGCTTCCCCGCGCTCGCGCTCGCCGCCGTCTACGTGCCCTACAAGCAGCGCACCTTCTACAAATGGTTTGAAATCAACCGCAGCTACAAGCGCACCCTGCGCCGCGGCGTCACCTACCGCTCCGCCGCCGTCGAGGCCGGCACCCGGCTCGACGGGCGGGAGGTCGAGGTCGGCCCGCCGCCCGGCATCGGCCGGATCAACTGGCTGTCCGCCCCCTTCGGCCCGGACGAGATCGCCGTCCTGCTGCACGCCGACCGCCGTACCGTCACCGCCGCGATCGAGATCGAGGGCCCCGGCGTCGGTCTGCGCGACTCGGAGGACCAGGAGGCCCTGGTCGAACGGTTCGGCACGCTGCTCAAGCACGTCGCCAACGGGGACGGCTACGTCACCCGCCTCCAGATGCTGGCCCGCACCCTGCCCGCCGACCCCGACGCGCACGCCAAGGACGTCGAGCGGCGCGGTGACGACAAGTCGCCGGAGTGGCTCAAGGAGTCCTACGACCAGCTGCAGTCGATGGTCTCGACCTCCTCCGAGCAGCACCGCGCCTACCTCGTCGCCTGCATGCACTACACCCGCGACCTCTCCGCCGAGGCCCAGGCCATCGCCCGCGCCTCCCGGCACGGCGGCGGCAAGCGGAAGCTGGACCGGGACGGCGGCCTCGCCGTCGTCATGGCCCGCGAGCTGACGGACATCTGCGCCCGGCTCGCCGAGGCCGACATCCGCGTCCGCCAGCCGCTCGGCCAGAGCCGGCTGTCGTCGCTGGTGCACTCCATGTACGACCCCGACCACCCCATCGACCACATCCAGGCCATGACCCAGCGCAACGCCTGGCCGGCCGAGCTCGACGCCATGCAGCCGACGTACCTCCAGGCGAAGACCCGCGAGTCGTCGACGCGCGAGCCGTGGTGCCACGCCACCGCGTGGATCAAGGAGTGGCCGATGACCCCGGTGGGCGTCAACTTCCTCGCCCCGCTGCTCGTCCACACCCCGGATGTGATCCGCACCGTCGCCGTCTGCATGGATCTGGAGCCCACCGACGTGGCCATCGAGCGGATGCTCACGGAGAAGACGAACGACGACGCGGACGCCTCCCGCGCCGCCAAGATGAACCGCGTCGTCGACCCGCGGGACGTCGCCCACCACTCCCGCGTCGACCAGCGCGGCGAGGACCTGGCCAGCGGCGCCGCCGGCGTCAACCTCGTCGGGTACATCACCGTCTCGTCCCGCTCTCCCGAGGAACTGGCCCGCGACAAGCGGACCATAAGAGCGTCGGCCGGCAAGAGCTACCTCAAGCTGGAGTGGTGCGACCGCGAACACCACCGGGCCTTCGTCAACACGCTGCCGTTCGCGACCGGCATCCGACGATGA